One Deinococcus sp. LM3 genomic region harbors:
- a CDS encoding nucleoside-diphosphate sugar epimerase/dehydratase, with protein MNSVARKFLIDLGLWAVAGLLAYAFRKPDLVHQGVPVNVWGYLLLSTGVMGTMETYYALHRQKWQRVGLGDLQLLARAAALATLVMFALGFVLQGWLQLPRSVPVLAGVLGFMAMGGVRLIARLLSERVRSQGTAQRRRVLIVGAGNAGSLIAREMQRHPEAGLDPIGFLDDEPSKLRSRVVGLPVFGSVDALPEVAARERAQEVLIAVPSAEGQFVRRVMDLAQSADLRYRIIPGVFEILSGNVSINQIRDVNLEDLLRRPPVELNTSEIAGYLKGRTMLVTGAGGSIGSEIVRQIASYEPATLLLFGRGENSIFSVQQELLREWPGIKQVGLIGDVRDLPRLRAVFEQHRPDVVFHAAAHKHVPLMEEAPSEAILNNVVGTQNVVNLCLEFGVERLVNVSTDKAVNPTSVMGASKRVAEMVVSAGAAKAQPMQAFMSVRFGNVLGSRGSVVPTFMAQIRSGGPITVTHPEMVRYFMTIPEAARLVLQAGGLANNGSVYVLNMGEPVRISDLAHDVIRLSGARNVDVVYTGVRPGEKLYEELLTSTEDAEATTHAKISIARLAQVDARQIASQLYSLQVAAQNNDPEAVRELLALVIPENKFGRIR; from the coding sequence ATGAACTCCGTCGCGCGGAAATTCTTGATTGATTTAGGGCTGTGGGCCGTCGCTGGTCTTTTGGCGTACGCTTTTCGAAAGCCAGACCTTGTGCATCAAGGGGTGCCTGTGAACGTCTGGGGATACCTATTGCTCAGTACAGGTGTGATGGGCACTATGGAAACGTACTATGCTCTGCACCGTCAGAAGTGGCAGCGGGTCGGACTGGGTGACTTGCAGCTTCTCGCGCGAGCCGCCGCTTTAGCGACCCTAGTTATGTTCGCTCTGGGGTTCGTTCTGCAAGGCTGGTTGCAACTGCCACGCAGTGTGCCGGTTCTGGCGGGTGTATTGGGCTTCATGGCCATGGGTGGTGTGCGGCTCATTGCCCGTCTCCTGAGTGAACGCGTGCGATCACAAGGTACAGCGCAGCGGCGGCGGGTGCTGATTGTTGGAGCTGGGAATGCGGGCAGTCTGATCGCCCGTGAAATGCAGCGGCACCCAGAAGCTGGTCTGGACCCTATCGGCTTCTTGGATGATGAGCCAAGTAAGCTGCGCAGTCGCGTCGTAGGTTTACCTGTGTTTGGCTCTGTAGACGCTCTACCTGAGGTAGCAGCCCGCGAACGGGCACAGGAGGTCCTTATTGCTGTTCCTTCTGCGGAAGGTCAGTTCGTGCGGCGCGTGATGGATCTGGCCCAAAGTGCTGATCTGCGATACCGGATTATTCCAGGTGTATTCGAGATTCTCAGTGGCAACGTGAGTATCAATCAGATTCGGGATGTCAATCTAGAAGACCTCCTGCGCCGCCCACCTGTAGAACTGAATACTTCTGAAATTGCGGGATACCTTAAAGGCCGGACAATGCTGGTAACAGGTGCAGGAGGCAGTATTGGTTCAGAAATAGTGCGGCAAATTGCGTCCTATGAACCTGCCACCCTCCTACTATTCGGAAGAGGTGAGAACAGCATATTCTCGGTTCAGCAGGAGTTGTTGCGAGAATGGCCAGGAATAAAACAAGTGGGTCTGATAGGAGATGTGCGCGACCTCCCACGACTGAGAGCAGTGTTTGAGCAACACCGTCCAGACGTAGTGTTCCATGCGGCCGCGCACAAGCACGTACCGCTGATGGAGGAGGCGCCATCCGAAGCTATCTTGAACAACGTTGTTGGGACGCAGAACGTCGTAAATCTCTGCCTAGAGTTTGGTGTAGAGAGGCTAGTGAATGTTTCAACGGATAAGGCCGTGAATCCGACCAGTGTTATGGGTGCCTCCAAACGAGTCGCCGAGATGGTTGTTTCCGCAGGAGCAGCGAAGGCTCAGCCTATGCAGGCGTTCATGTCTGTACGTTTTGGGAACGTTCTGGGGAGCCGTGGAAGTGTGGTTCCTACATTCATGGCCCAGATTCGATCAGGTGGGCCAATCACGGTAACTCACCCTGAGATGGTGCGGTATTTTATGACTATTCCTGAAGCGGCGCGCTTGGTTTTACAAGCGGGCGGACTCGCCAATAACGGAAGTGTATATGTGCTAAACATGGGTGAACCAGTCCGCATATCCGATCTGGCTCATGATGTGATTCGACTAAGCGGCGCCCGCAATGTAGATGTTGTGTATACCGGTGTTCGACCGGGAGAAAAACTTTATGAGGAATTGCTGACCTCAACCGAGGATGCTGAGGCTACCACTCATGCAAAGATATCCATTGCCCGATTGGCCCAAGTTGACGCACGGCAAATTGCGTCACAGCTCTATTCTCTGCAAGTAGCTGCGCAGAACAACGACCCTGAAGCTGTGCGCGAACTCCTGGCACTGGTGATCCCAGAGAATAAATTTGGTCGTATTAGATAG
- a CDS encoding helix-turn-helix domain-containing protein — protein sequence MKQIPLTAPLAHDADTFWNLYRASTCAVERRRAQFFALLAEGRPVPEILQVTRYNRVTVYGLVKRYREQGLAGLRDARHANQGAPRLLTAERQQTLAARLHADFEQGVVWCGNKSFHRRENSDQHEGPGGRSLKFPGLMGLYAK from the coding sequence ATCAAACAGATACCTCTGACCGCTCCTCTCGCGCATGACGCTGACACCTTCTGGAATCTCTACCGGGCCAGTACCTGTGCCGTCGAACGACGCAGAGCTCAATTCTTCGCACTCCTCGCAGAAGGCCGCCCCGTGCCAGAGATCCTTCAAGTGACCCGGTACAACCGGGTCACGGTCTACGGACTGGTCAAGCGCTACCGCGAACAGGGACTCGCCGGCCTCCGTGACGCGCGCCACGCCAACCAGGGCGCCCCCCGCCTCCTGACGGCCGAGCGACAACAGACCCTGGCCGCCCGACTGCACGCCGACTTCGAGCAGGGCGTCGTCTGGTGCGGTAACAAGAGTTTCCACAGGCGAGAGAACAGCGACCAGCACGAAGGCCCAGGAGGCAGGAGCTTGAAATTCCCCGGTCTCATGGGCCTTTATGCGAAGTGA
- a CDS encoding transposase, producing the protein MPRTPSLPQSIITAQLNRVTSLSGLVPYSTLRKSAISQEMARNSFESTEDLQRRARNAPDGAFLAIDFVMVPHAGRTMEGVNYHYSGQAQTRLGHQFTSAALVRFGEDPVPLLERFKVSQALHTERYPYRTATQEMIHVVQDCLTAGIPMAGLLLDGEFGRDAAMTFSRQHQIPVLIRAKANMTVQFEGESLTLNALSKQFPPDRCHLYAEFGWRVRRLPVAREVGGFDVLIVWRKVHGEWTRFFLFSTFGGDVTVRSLLRAWKARWGIEVIHRFFKQNLGLGRCHCRTIQAQENWVWCVVEAFHAVLRVRREVPGVTWRAAQQQAALNAEKYVLTGLEQDGPLPEAA; encoded by the coding sequence ATGCCTCGCACACCCAGCCTACCGCAAAGCATCATCACCGCTCAGCTGAACCGAGTCACCAGCCTCAGCGGTCTCGTTCCCTACAGCACCTTGCGCAAAAGCGCCATCTCCCAGGAGATGGCGCGGAACTCCTTCGAATCGACAGAAGACCTCCAGCGCCGCGCCAGGAACGCGCCGGACGGCGCGTTCCTGGCCATTGATTTCGTCATGGTGCCCCACGCTGGACGGACGATGGAAGGCGTCAACTACCACTACAGTGGTCAGGCCCAGACCCGTCTCGGTCATCAGTTCACCTCCGCTGCTCTGGTCAGGTTCGGTGAAGATCCAGTTCCACTCCTGGAGCGATTCAAAGTGTCACAGGCCCTGCATACAGAGCGCTATCCGTACCGTACAGCGACTCAGGAAATGATCCACGTCGTCCAGGATTGCCTCACGGCCGGCATCCCCATGGCGGGTCTTCTGTTGGATGGAGAGTTCGGGAGGGATGCAGCCATGACCTTCAGTCGCCAGCATCAGATTCCGGTCCTGATCCGTGCCAAAGCCAATATGACGGTGCAGTTCGAGGGTGAGTCCCTCACCCTCAATGCGCTGAGCAAACAATTCCCTCCGGACCGCTGCCACCTGTACGCGGAGTTCGGATGGCGTGTCCGCCGCTTGCCGGTCGCCCGTGAGGTCGGTGGGTTCGATGTCCTGATCGTGTGGCGCAAAGTGCACGGTGAGTGGACGCGCTTTTTCCTGTTCAGCACGTTTGGTGGTGACGTCACGGTTCGCTCGCTGCTGCGGGCCTGGAAGGCCCGCTGGGGAATCGAGGTGATTCACCGGTTCTTCAAGCAGAACCTGGGGCTGGGACGTTGTCATTGCCGGACGATCCAGGCGCAGGAGAACTGGGTGTGGTGCGTGGTGGAGGCCTTTCACGCGGTGTTACGGGTGCGTCGGGAAGTACCAGGAGTGACGTGGAGGGCCGCACAACAGCAGGCGGCTCTGAATGCAGAAAAGTACGTCCTGACCGGCCTTGAGCAGGATGGACCCCTGCCTGAGGCCGCGTGA
- a CDS encoding hybrid nucleoside-diphosphate sugar epimerase/sugar transferase, with protein MKEIVLVVGASGFVGQAVCKDLLRRGYRVRAAARRSQDLPAGSEHVALPDLTDAETDWLPLVRDVQAVVYLAARVHVMNDTHPDPLTAYRAVNRDAPLALAQAAAQAGVGRFVYLSSIKVNGEATEIGQPFTEQNIPAPTDPYSISKFEAEQGLLELGQLSKLEVVVLRPPLVYGPGVKANFMALARLAGRGWPLPLGAVRNRRSLIYVENLADLVAVVLQHPAAPGQVFLASDAEDLSTADLTRQLAEAQGRRAWLVAVPTHLLWGLGRMVGRSNMLSRLLGSLEVDSSKAREQLDWAPPYPIWQALARTGRSLQQLETPQPFRLKSTQRFYLWLRTPLERLAALVLLMAIAPLLFMITLLVHFDSPGPVLFRQQRAGRGHRPFTIYKFRTMRAGTPNLSTEDMVKSGMNSITPIGAILRRTSLDELPQLLNVVKGEMSLIGPRPALLTQTPVLQLRAASGVDRLRPGITGYAQVTGRDDLPDEEKVHRDTTYLQRLSFGMDLAVARLTIRSVLQGTGNK; from the coding sequence GTGAAGGAAATTGTGCTTGTCGTAGGTGCCAGCGGTTTCGTGGGCCAGGCCGTCTGTAAGGATCTACTTCGGCGAGGGTATCGGGTACGGGCTGCCGCTCGGCGCAGTCAGGATTTACCCGCGGGCAGTGAACACGTTGCCCTTCCCGACCTAACAGATGCAGAGACCGATTGGCTACCGCTGGTACGCGATGTACAGGCGGTCGTCTATTTGGCTGCCCGCGTGCATGTCATGAACGACACTCATCCTGATCCTCTCACGGCCTACCGCGCAGTGAATCGGGATGCGCCTCTGGCCCTCGCGCAGGCCGCTGCCCAGGCGGGCGTCGGCCGATTTGTATATCTCAGTTCCATTAAAGTCAACGGGGAAGCTACTGAAATCGGCCAACCCTTCACAGAACAAAATATTCCCGCACCTACGGACCCCTACAGCATCAGCAAATTTGAAGCCGAGCAGGGTCTGCTTGAACTCGGACAACTCAGCAAGCTGGAGGTTGTCGTCCTGAGACCTCCCCTAGTGTATGGCCCTGGAGTAAAGGCGAACTTCATGGCACTTGCCCGGCTGGCTGGGCGCGGATGGCCGCTGCCACTGGGGGCCGTACGCAATCGGCGCAGTCTGATTTATGTCGAGAATCTTGCGGACCTTGTCGCTGTGGTTCTACAACATCCAGCCGCACCGGGCCAAGTGTTCTTGGCATCCGATGCTGAAGACCTCTCCACAGCTGATCTGACCCGCCAATTAGCAGAGGCGCAAGGACGCCGGGCTTGGCTGGTAGCAGTGCCTACACATTTGCTCTGGGGGCTGGGCAGAATGGTGGGGCGATCAAACATGCTGTCCCGACTACTGGGATCACTGGAGGTGGATAGTAGCAAGGCACGCGAACAGCTTGACTGGGCGCCACCGTACCCGATCTGGCAGGCACTGGCGCGCACGGGGCGCAGTTTGCAACAGTTGGAAACGCCACAACCTTTCCGTCTAAAGAGCACTCAGCGCTTTTATCTATGGCTCCGTACACCACTAGAACGACTGGCAGCCTTAGTACTGCTGATGGCAATAGCCCCACTCCTCTTTATGATCACGCTACTGGTGCACTTTGATTCTCCTGGGCCAGTGCTTTTCAGGCAGCAGCGGGCTGGAAGAGGACACCGACCATTTACCATCTATAAGTTCCGCACCATGCGAGCAGGCACGCCCAACCTGTCAACCGAAGACATGGTCAAATCTGGTATGAATTCAATCACGCCCATTGGAGCCATCCTGAGACGCACTAGCTTGGATGAATTGCCGCAGCTTTTGAATGTCGTGAAAGGGGAAATGTCCCTGATCGGCCCACGTCCAGCTCTACTGACCCAAACACCCGTGCTGCAGTTACGAGCAGCCAGTGGAGTCGACCGCTTGCGTCCAGGAATCACCGGGTACGCGCAGGTGACTGGACGCGACGATCTTCCGGATGAGGAGAAGGTGCACCGTGACACTACATACTTACAACGACTGAGCTTCGGTATGGACTTGGCCGTAGCGCGCCTGACGATCCGATCCGTACTACAAGGCACAGGGAACAAATGA
- a CDS encoding IS66 family transposase produces the protein MRELEAQIAALLKRLQELEGRQAKTSHTSNQPPSQDKPWQPKSERQKTGRSSGAQPDHPGTTLKMSAHPDHTVHLPVTGHCGCGQVWEDVPVETQVTRQVHDLPAWQLQVTEYRADVKICPGCHHRQRAPFPTHVTGQVQYGPRVHALTVYLNVAHFVPLERTSEILQALCGARPSDGTIALNLNLAADRLQDFESHLRTALTQQPVLHADETGSRVNGKLQWMHVVSCAQLTFYGQHARRGLAALEDMKILPKYKGILVHDAWSSYFKLPAQHALCGAHLLRELRGLAEHHGQVWAGDLREALRTVYHELKAGTLSPEARTAFERRFDELLEEGLLANPAASPWNGRRGPTKQSHGRNLALRCQQHRAAVLLFLHDRRVPFDNNQAERDVRSWCVKRKVSGGFRSAEGGQNFARIRSYISTLQKQGLSVWEGLVSVFTGDVLMPNFNP, from the coding sequence ATCCGTGAACTCGAAGCGCAGATTGCGGCCCTCCTGAAACGCCTTCAAGAGCTTGAAGGACGTCAGGCCAAGACCAGCCACACATCCAATCAGCCACCCAGTCAGGACAAACCCTGGCAGCCCAAGAGTGAGCGCCAGAAGACCGGCCGGTCTTCTGGCGCTCAGCCAGATCACCCCGGCACGACCCTCAAGATGTCAGCGCATCCCGACCACACGGTCCACCTCCCTGTCACGGGACACTGCGGCTGCGGACAGGTCTGGGAGGACGTTCCAGTCGAAACTCAGGTCACTCGGCAGGTCCATGACCTCCCAGCGTGGCAACTTCAGGTCACCGAATACCGCGCCGACGTCAAAATCTGTCCTGGCTGTCATCACCGGCAACGAGCACCCTTCCCGACGCACGTCACGGGTCAGGTGCAATACGGCCCACGGGTCCACGCCTTGACGGTATATCTGAACGTGGCGCACTTCGTGCCCCTCGAACGCACCAGTGAGATTCTGCAGGCTCTCTGCGGGGCGCGACCCAGTGATGGCACCATCGCCCTTAACCTCAACCTCGCGGCCGATCGGCTGCAGGACTTTGAGTCGCACCTCCGAACGGCACTGACGCAGCAACCGGTGCTGCATGCAGATGAGACCGGCAGCCGAGTGAACGGGAAGCTGCAATGGATGCATGTCGTGAGCTGCGCGCAGCTCACGTTCTACGGCCAGCATGCCCGGCGCGGCCTCGCGGCGCTGGAGGACATGAAGATCCTGCCGAAGTACAAGGGCATCCTGGTCCACGACGCCTGGAGCTCATACTTCAAACTCCCGGCACAGCATGCGCTGTGCGGTGCTCATCTGCTGCGGGAACTGCGGGGATTGGCCGAACACCATGGGCAGGTCTGGGCTGGGGACCTTCGGGAAGCGCTGAGGACGGTGTATCACGAGCTCAAAGCTGGGACGCTAAGCCCAGAGGCCCGCACGGCGTTTGAACGGCGATTTGATGAACTGCTTGAGGAGGGCTTACTGGCCAACCCGGCCGCGTCGCCCTGGAACGGGCGGCGCGGCCCGACGAAGCAGTCACACGGGCGGAATCTGGCGTTACGGTGCCAGCAGCACCGCGCAGCGGTGCTGCTGTTCCTGCATGATCGCCGGGTACCGTTCGACAACAATCAGGCGGAACGGGACGTGCGGTCCTGGTGCGTGAAACGCAAGGTGTCTGGGGGATTCCGGTCCGCAGAGGGCGGGCAGAATTTCGCTCGGATCAGGAGCTATATCTCCACGTTGCAGAAGCAGGGTCTCAGCGTCTGGGAGGGCCTGGTCAGCGTGTTTACTGGTGACGTGCTCATGCCCAACTTCAACCCCTGA